The following proteins are co-located in the Aurantiacibacter atlanticus genome:
- the dnaE gene encoding DNA polymerase III subunit alpha, with protein sequence MSHTPFVPLRVISSYSMLEGAIDPKAIAKLAKERGFPAIAICDRNGLYGSTMFAGAAIAEGVQPIIGTLLGVIHVAGEQVDYLPLFAQDEDGWNNLCHLVSRAHLDRPLELEPHVTMDDLTGHTDGLIALTGAAEGAVTRLLADGKERRAHDLAQQLSALFPDRLYVELARRGNSVEDAAEAGLLDLAYAQNLPLVATNPANFAEPHMHSAHDAMLCIANTSQIDSEDRPTSNPQSFVKTAAMMEELFADLPEATANTLVVAQRCAFSPPRRKPILPSLAGDLEGESRLLEEDARKGLSARLEKYEDMSEDQLQIYVERLDYEVGIIRKMGFPGYFLIVADFIKWAKAQGIPVGPGRGSGAGSLVAWALTITDIDPIRLGLLFERFLNPERVSMPDFDIDFCETRRGEVIRYVQDRYGHDKVAQIITFGKMKARAVLRDTGRILQMPYGQVDRLTKMVPNHPTDPWTLPRTLNGASDFKREYDNDNEVKRLVDLAMKLEGFPRNSSTHAAGVVIGDRPLSQLVPLYRDPRSDMPVTQFDMKHVEDSGLVKFDFLGLKTLSVLRKAIDLLELRGITVDLETLEWDDPAVYELMKRGDTVGVFQLESDGMRRTLTAVKPTKFEDIIALVSLYRPGPMDNIPLFGKRKAGEVEIEYPHPKLKGILEETYGIFVYQEQVMQAAQILAGYSLGDADLLRRAMGKKVQAEMDAQRQRFIDGCGRVSGIQPKQANELFDLIDKFAGYGFNKSHAAAYALLSYQTGWVKTHYPEEFYAASMCFDMHQSEKLAVFVDDARRNGVTLLGPDINHSEAEFSVEQTDEGWAVRYALAGIRNVGEKAMEQVAAERLSHGPFQNLEDIFRRLPAGSMNRKQLEGLAGAGAFDGLEPNRAKIMANVDMLLAVADAANREKASGQGGLFGGEDHAEPSLKLVKADPWTRPEQMAVERENFGFYFAAHPAEEYRLIAASNGARSYAALMEAGVVGSRQKAVMAAMVEGMSKSRTKRGDEFIRADFSDSTGQFSAACFEKALIENFQKWAQDGTCVLLNVELDAPNPEDPPRVTVVGARPLADVTSASRMQLKADVRDLAGLEALREILKPGRPGHGEVLVKLCIGEDSDPQVLLGRDFELGREMLDIFATIPGLKNVELSPIRGAGHLRLVA encoded by the coding sequence ATGTCCCACACACCCTTTGTCCCCCTGAGAGTCATCTCCAGCTATTCCATGCTCGAAGGGGCGATTGACCCCAAGGCGATTGCGAAGCTGGCAAAGGAACGTGGCTTTCCCGCTATCGCCATCTGCGACCGAAACGGATTGTATGGCTCCACCATGTTTGCTGGTGCTGCCATTGCTGAAGGTGTTCAGCCGATAATCGGCACCTTGCTTGGCGTGATCCATGTCGCAGGAGAGCAGGTCGATTATCTGCCGCTATTCGCGCAGGATGAGGACGGGTGGAACAATCTTTGCCACCTCGTCAGCCGGGCCCATCTTGATCGACCGCTAGAGCTTGAACCGCATGTGACGATGGATGATCTCACCGGGCATACTGATGGTCTGATCGCATTGACGGGCGCCGCTGAAGGTGCGGTGACGCGTCTGCTGGCAGACGGTAAGGAACGGCGCGCACATGATCTGGCACAGCAGCTTTCCGCCCTTTTTCCTGATCGACTGTATGTGGAACTTGCCCGTCGCGGCAATTCTGTAGAAGACGCCGCAGAAGCCGGCCTGCTTGATCTTGCCTATGCGCAAAATTTGCCGTTGGTCGCCACCAATCCCGCCAATTTCGCAGAACCGCACATGCACAGTGCGCATGATGCCATGTTGTGTATCGCCAACACTTCGCAGATTGACAGCGAAGACAGGCCTACTTCCAATCCGCAATCTTTCGTCAAGACAGCCGCGATGATGGAGGAATTGTTTGCGGATTTGCCGGAAGCGACGGCCAATACGCTGGTGGTGGCGCAGCGTTGTGCCTTTTCGCCGCCGCGCCGCAAGCCGATTTTGCCAAGTCTCGCTGGTGATCTCGAAGGCGAATCCCGCTTGCTGGAGGAGGATGCGCGCAAGGGCTTGTCTGCGCGGCTCGAGAAATATGAGGATATGTCAGAGGACCAATTGCAAATCTATGTCGAACGGCTCGATTACGAAGTCGGCATAATTCGCAAGATGGGCTTCCCCGGCTATTTTCTGATCGTGGCCGATTTCATCAAATGGGCCAAGGCGCAGGGCATTCCAGTAGGGCCGGGCCGTGGCTCTGGCGCAGGCTCCCTGGTGGCATGGGCGCTGACGATTACGGACATTGATCCGATCCGGCTTGGCCTTCTGTTCGAACGCTTCCTCAATCCCGAACGCGTTTCCATGCCTGACTTCGACATCGACTTTTGCGAAACGCGGCGAGGCGAGGTGATCCGATATGTTCAGGATCGCTACGGCCATGACAAGGTCGCCCAGATAATCACCTTCGGCAAGATGAAGGCCCGCGCGGTGCTGCGCGATACCGGCCGCATATTGCAAATGCCCTACGGCCAGGTGGACCGCTTGACCAAGATGGTGCCAAACCATCCGACCGATCCGTGGACCTTGCCGCGCACGTTGAACGGTGCGTCGGATTTCAAGCGCGAATATGACAATGACAATGAGGTGAAGCGCCTTGTTGACCTTGCCATGAAGCTGGAGGGCTTTCCGCGCAATTCGTCCACCCATGCGGCGGGCGTGGTGATTGGCGATCGTCCCTTGAGCCAGCTTGTGCCACTCTATCGTGATCCGCGATCGGATATGCCGGTCACCCAGTTCGACATGAAGCATGTCGAGGATTCCGGACTGGTGAAGTTCGATTTCCTCGGTCTGAAGACACTGAGCGTGCTGCGCAAGGCGATTGATCTGCTTGAACTGCGCGGAATTACGGTCGATCTCGAAACGCTCGAGTGGGATGATCCTGCGGTTTACGAATTGATGAAGCGCGGCGATACGGTGGGCGTATTCCAGCTTGAATCCGATGGCATGCGGCGCACACTGACCGCTGTAAAACCCACCAAGTTCGAAGACATCATCGCACTCGTTTCACTCTATCGCCCCGGCCCGATGGACAACATTCCGCTGTTCGGAAAGCGCAAGGCGGGTGAGGTGGAGATCGAATATCCGCATCCCAAATTGAAGGGCATCCTGGAAGAAACATACGGCATCTTCGTCTATCAGGAACAGGTCATGCAGGCGGCGCAGATCCTGGCCGGATATTCCCTTGGCGATGCAGATTTGCTGCGCCGTGCGATGGGCAAGAAGGTGCAGGCAGAAATGGATGCGCAGCGCCAGCGCTTCATCGATGGCTGTGGCAGAGTGTCCGGTATCCAGCCGAAGCAGGCAAATGAACTGTTCGATTTGATCGACAAATTTGCCGGTTACGGCTTCAATAAATCACACGCTGCTGCCTATGCGCTGCTCAGCTACCAGACAGGCTGGGTGAAGACCCATTACCCAGAGGAATTCTACGCCGCCTCCATGTGTTTTGACATGCACCAGTCAGAAAAGCTGGCAGTCTTCGTGGACGATGCCCGGCGCAATGGTGTCACGCTGCTGGGGCCGGATATCAACCATTCCGAAGCCGAATTCTCGGTCGAGCAGACGGATGAGGGCTGGGCGGTGCGCTATGCCTTGGCAGGCATCCGCAATGTGGGCGAAAAGGCGATGGAACAGGTTGCGGCAGAGCGCCTGTCGCACGGACCGTTTCAAAACCTCGAGGATATATTCAGGCGACTGCCCGCAGGCTCCATGAACCGTAAGCAGCTGGAAGGTCTGGCGGGGGCGGGCGCCTTTGATGGTCTTGAACCCAATCGAGCGAAGATCATGGCCAATGTGGACATGCTGCTGGCGGTGGCAGACGCAGCCAATCGCGAAAAGGCCAGCGGACAGGGCGGATTGTTCGGCGGTGAGGACCATGCCGAGCCCTCGCTCAAACTGGTGAAAGCAGACCCCTGGACCCGACCGGAGCAAATGGCGGTGGAGCGGGAGAATTTCGGCTTTTACTTTGCCGCCCATCCGGCAGAAGAATATCGTCTGATAGCGGCATCCAATGGTGCACGAAGCTATGCTGCCTTGATGGAAGCAGGGGTAGTAGGCTCCCGCCAGAAAGCGGTCATGGCAGCGATGGTAGAAGGCATGAGCAAGAGCCGGACAAAGCGCGGGGACGAATTCATCCGCGCCGACTTTTCCGATTCAACGGGCCAATTCAGCGCCGCGTGTTTTGAAAAAGCATTGATCGAGAACTTCCAGAAGTGGGCGCAGGATGGCACCTGCGTGCTCCTCAATGTCGAATTGGATGCGCCCAACCCGGAAGATCCGCCGCGGGTAACCGTTGTTGGTGCAAGGCCTCTTGCCGATGTTACCAGCGCATCGCGGATGCAGCTGAAGGCCGATGTCCGCGATCTCGCCGGACTTGAGGCATTGCGGGAGATATTGAAGCCGGGTCGTCCCGGACATGGCGAAGTGCTGGTGAAGCTATGCATCGGCGAAGATAGTGATCCGCAGGTGCTGCTGGGGCGCGATTTTGAACTTGGCAGAGAGATGCTTGATATTTTTGCCACTATTCCGGGTCTCAAAAATGTCGAGCTTTCGCCCATCCGCGGTGCCGGCCATCTCCGATTGGTGGCCTGA
- a CDS encoding PA0069 family radical SAM protein: MRKDGAVFHQPVRGRGSQSGDAPQRVGLASREADGDWRDAMEALDGPPVKLRTTVTEEHPKSIVSFNQSPDVPFDRSVNAYRGCEHGCIYCFARPTHAYHDLSPGLDFETNLFAKPKAADLLRDTLARPKYRPQAIAMGTNTDPYQPIENRYRITRALLEVCLEARHPVTITTKSDRVLQDIDLLEEMAELNLVAVAISVTSLDPILSGKLEPRAAAPARRMAALERLVQSGVPTHCSVSPIIPAITDEFMEEIVARAAMIGVQSCGWIPLRLPHEVAPLFREWLDVHFSERAGKVMGIVRSIRGGRDNDPDFFTRFKPGGVWADLFRARFRIACRRAGFKRRDFTLDASQFRRPGSGGQLRLL, from the coding sequence ATGCGCAAGGATGGGGCAGTCTTTCATCAGCCAGTTCGTGGCCGGGGTTCCCAATCGGGAGACGCGCCCCAACGCGTCGGCCTCGCCAGTCGGGAAGCTGATGGCGATTGGAGAGACGCGATGGAAGCACTGGACGGACCGCCAGTAAAATTGCGCACAACGGTGACAGAGGAGCATCCAAAATCCATTGTCAGTTTCAACCAATCGCCCGATGTCCCGTTTGATCGTTCGGTGAACGCGTATCGCGGTTGCGAGCATGGATGCATTTACTGCTTTGCACGCCCCACCCACGCCTATCACGACCTTTCTCCGGGCCTTGATTTCGAAACGAATCTGTTTGCCAAACCGAAAGCCGCCGATCTGCTGCGCGATACACTCGCCCGCCCGAAATATCGTCCGCAAGCCATTGCCATGGGCACCAATACCGATCCCTATCAGCCAATAGAAAATCGCTACCGCATCACACGCGCGCTGCTGGAAGTGTGTCTTGAGGCGCGCCATCCGGTCACCATCACCACCAAGTCAGACAGGGTGTTGCAGGATATCGATTTGCTGGAAGAAATGGCGGAGTTGAACCTTGTCGCCGTGGCCATCTCTGTCACCTCCCTCGACCCGATCCTTTCAGGCAAGCTGGAGCCGCGCGCCGCTGCGCCAGCCAGACGCATGGCAGCATTGGAGAGGTTGGTGCAGTCTGGCGTTCCGACACATTGCTCGGTTTCACCGATCATCCCGGCGATTACAGATGAATTCATGGAGGAAATCGTTGCCCGCGCGGCCATGATCGGGGTGCAGAGCTGTGGTTGGATCCCGCTGCGTTTGCCCCATGAAGTCGCCCCATTATTCCGCGAATGGCTGGATGTCCACTTCTCCGAACGGGCAGGCAAGGTGATGGGAATAGTGCGGTCCATCCGGGGCGGGCGAGACAATGATCCGGATTTCTTCACCCGCTTTAAACCGGGCGGCGTCTGGGCCGATCTCTTCCGCGCTCGCTTCCGCATCGCGTGCAGACGTGCCGGGTTCAAACGAAGGGATTTTACGCTCGATGCATCGCAATTTCGCAGGCCGGGAAGCGGTGGGCAATTGCGCCTGCTGTAA
- a CDS encoding VOC family protein — protein MAVLDYLELPVKSTQEQQRFYGTAFGWCFTSYGPDYAAHEGGPCQMGLNGVDNPQRSTGILPIIRVSDVEAARDSVLAAGGKVTVDIFDFPGGRRFHFTDPQGFELGCYEPTAQGD, from the coding sequence ATGGCAGTGCTGGATTATCTGGAACTTCCGGTCAAATCGACGCAGGAGCAGCAACGGTTTTACGGCACCGCATTCGGTTGGTGTTTCACCTCATACGGGCCAGATTATGCCGCACATGAGGGCGGGCCGTGCCAGATGGGATTGAACGGAGTAGACAATCCGCAACGCAGCACAGGGATTTTGCCAATCATTCGTGTTAGTGATGTCGAGGCTGCACGGGACTCCGTTCTGGCTGCGGGCGGCAAGGTCACGGTGGATATATTCGATTTTCCGGGAGGTCGGCGGTTCCATTTCACTGATCCGCAAGGATTCGAACTCGGATGCTATGAACCGACAGCTCAAGGTGATTGA
- the moaB gene encoding molybdenum cofactor biosynthesis protein B, with protein sequence MAIDESRTFKPINIALLTVSDTRGADDDTSGDILAASIAEKGHILSDRAILRDDAALIADYLDKWIASADVDAVITTGGTGLTGRDVTPEALDRVKDKDIPGFGELFRWVSYETIGTSTIQSRACAVVAGGTYIFALPGSNGAVRDGWDLILSEQLDSRNRPCNFIELMPRLRET encoded by the coding sequence ATGGCGATTGACGAAAGCCGCACGTTCAAGCCTATCAACATCGCTCTTTTGACCGTGTCGGATACACGCGGTGCCGATGATGATACGTCGGGCGATATCCTTGCTGCAAGCATCGCGGAAAAAGGCCATATTCTGTCTGACCGGGCAATCTTGCGCGACGATGCGGCGCTCATCGCCGACTATTTGGACAAATGGATTGCCAGTGCCGATGTGGATGCGGTGATCACCACGGGTGGCACTGGCCTCACCGGCCGCGATGTAACGCCCGAGGCGCTGGACCGTGTCAAGGACAAGGACATTCCCGGTTTTGGCGAATTGTTTCGTTGGGTCAGCTACGAAACAATCGGAACTTCCACAATCCAGTCACGCGCCTGTGCCGTTGTCGCAGGTGGAACATATATTTTTGCGTTGCCCGGATCGAATGGGGCAGTGCGCGATGGGTGGGATCTGATCCTTTCCGAGCAGCTCGACAGCCGCAATCGCCCTTGCAACTTCATCGAATTGATGCCGCGCCTGCGCGAGACGTAA
- a CDS encoding lytic transglycosylase domain-containing protein — protein MKLPVLRLMALCGLLSASCAPFAAEAQGQDTRTYFTARISTPEVPQQLSADDREHYSRLFRAIEGQNWTEVESLLSRRPIGLLTDVARAEYYLHANSPRVELPSLLDWLRTGSELPHAAQIGRLSVTRGAMREPDLPYVRDFQSQPSMPRRTRPRSIDDGTMPGSLRAEILSRISNDDPDGARLLLDGIDSSLSSHARAEWRQRVAWSYFIENRDAQALAMAQTVGAGSGPWVAEGDWVAGMAAWRLNDCALSGDAFQRAAAGAQSPSLRSAALYWASRAALRCRQPDISARLLNDAAGDDRTLYGMLATEQLGRAQPSRVENADFSTSDWQSLGNLRNVQIAVALAEIGQDILGSQILLHQARIGNPQDFAALSRLARSLGFPQTQLYMALNAPSGGQPDPSAHFPAPKYAPYNGWQVDPALAFAHILQESAFRPDARSSADARGLMQITPITVRQHAPTLGVSSNVDIYDPQTNLAFGQRNLQMLRDDPATRGRLPIIMAAYNAGMTPIRRWETEIRDFDDPLLYMEAIPYWETRGYVAIVMRNYWMYERQANSQSPSRRALAQNGWPMFPTGTANDGRVYMSTGGN, from the coding sequence ATGAAACTACCCGTGTTACGTTTGATGGCCCTTTGTGGCCTCTTGAGTGCGTCATGCGCCCCTTTCGCTGCTGAGGCGCAGGGGCAGGACACGCGCACCTATTTTACAGCCCGGATCAGCACGCCAGAGGTCCCGCAGCAACTCTCTGCCGATGATAGGGAGCATTATTCGCGCCTGTTCCGCGCCATTGAGGGCCAGAACTGGACAGAAGTGGAGAGCCTGCTCTCTCGCCGCCCAATTGGGCTGCTGACGGATGTCGCACGAGCAGAATATTACCTTCACGCCAATTCACCGCGCGTGGAACTGCCCTCCCTGCTCGATTGGCTGCGCACCGGTTCCGAACTGCCGCATGCGGCACAGATTGGCCGCTTAAGCGTGACCCGCGGTGCAATGCGGGAGCCCGATCTCCCCTATGTGCGCGATTTCCAGTCACAGCCCAGCATGCCGCGCCGAACCCGGCCCCGTTCCATCGATGATGGCACTATGCCCGGTAGCCTGAGAGCGGAAATACTTTCGCGCATCTCGAATGACGATCCCGATGGCGCGCGGCTCCTGCTCGACGGGATCGATAGTTCACTCAGCTCGCACGCGCGTGCGGAATGGCGGCAGCGCGTGGCGTGGAGCTATTTCATAGAGAACCGCGATGCGCAGGCACTTGCCATGGCGCAAACCGTGGGCGCAGGCAGCGGGCCATGGGTCGCAGAAGGCGATTGGGTGGCAGGAATGGCTGCATGGCGGCTGAATGACTGTGCGCTTTCCGGCGATGCTTTCCAGCGCGCTGCGGCAGGCGCACAAAGCCCCAGCTTACGCTCTGCTGCATTATACTGGGCATCCCGTGCCGCCCTGCGATGCCGCCAGCCCGATATCAGCGCCCGCTTGCTGAATGATGCTGCCGGAGATGATCGCACGCTCTACGGGATGCTGGCGACAGAACAACTGGGTCGCGCGCAGCCCTCCCGTGTCGAAAATGCTGATTTCTCCACTTCCGACTGGCAATCGCTCGGCAATCTGAGAAATGTACAAATCGCCGTCGCATTGGCAGAAATCGGTCAGGATATTCTTGGTAGCCAAATATTGCTTCACCAGGCGCGTATCGGCAACCCGCAGGACTTTGCCGCGTTATCGCGTTTGGCCCGTTCGCTCGGCTTTCCGCAGACCCAGCTTTACATGGCATTGAACGCGCCTTCAGGTGGTCAGCCAGACCCATCTGCGCATTTCCCAGCACCTAAATATGCCCCATATAACGGATGGCAGGTCGATCCTGCGCTCGCCTTTGCGCATATATTGCAGGAAAGCGCGTTTCGCCCGGACGCACGCAGCTCCGCCGATGCGCGAGGTTTGATGCAGATCACGCCGATTACCGTTCGGCAACACGCGCCCACACTTGGTGTGAGCTCGAATGTGGATATTTACGATCCGCAGACCAATCTCGCCTTTGGGCAGCGCAATCTGCAGATGTTGCGCGATGATCCTGCAACACGCGGCAGGCTGCCGATTATCATGGCCGCCTATAACGCTGGCATGACGCCAATCCGTCGCTGGGAAACCGAGATCCGCGATTTTGACGATCCGCTGCTCTATATGGAGGCAATCCCTTATTGGGAAACGCGTGGTTATGTCGCCATTGTAATGCGCAATTACTGGATGTACGAACGCCAGGCCAATTCGCAGTCGCCAAGCCGGCGCGCGCTGGCGCAAAATGGCTGGCCCATGTTCCCGACCGGCACCGCAAATGATGGTCGTGTTTATATGTCCACCGGGGGTAATTGA
- a CDS encoding electron transfer flavoprotein-ubiquinone oxidoreductase has product MSERESMPVDVVIIGGGVAGLSAAIRLKQLNEELEVVVLEKGSEIGAHVLSGAVVDPIALDELLPDWRDMDCPMAETPVTDNWHWNLSKGGKMAIPHLAMPPFLSNDGCYTGSLGNLTRWLGEQAEALGVMVFPGFPAAEVMFSDDGAVTGVITQDMGVAADGSHKGDYQPGMEIQAKYTLFAEGARGNLTKQMKARFDLEADCQPQVYGLGIKELWDIDPAKHVPGRVIHTQGWPLSESDTWGGGFLYHQSAGQVALGFVTALDYKNPYISPFQEFQRWKQHPAIREYLEGGTRVAYGARAINEGGWQSVPKLAFPGGALIGCAAGFVNVPRIKGSHTAMKSGMLAAESVATAIGAGSEHTELADYDANLRESWIATELKKVKNAQPLVAKFGGDIGTVLAGIDMWMRQLKIGVLPAMKHHRDYEELQRADLHQPIEYPKPDGKISFDRLTSVSYSFTNHAEDQPNHLKVADMELQRESELEVFAGPSARYCPAGVYEWLIEEGQEPKFQINSQNCVHCKTCDIKDPNQNINWTTPEGGGGPNYPNM; this is encoded by the coding sequence ATGAGTGAACGGGAATCAATGCCAGTCGATGTGGTGATCATTGGCGGCGGCGTTGCCGGTCTATCGGCCGCAATACGGCTCAAGCAGCTGAATGAAGAGCTTGAAGTCGTCGTGCTTGAAAAAGGTTCGGAAATTGGCGCGCATGTCCTTTCCGGCGCTGTGGTCGATCCTATCGCACTGGATGAATTGCTGCCCGACTGGCGCGATATGGATTGCCCGATGGCTGAAACGCCTGTCACGGATAATTGGCACTGGAACCTGTCAAAGGGTGGCAAGATGGCAATACCGCATCTCGCTATGCCGCCATTCCTTTCCAACGATGGCTGCTATACCGGATCGCTCGGCAATCTCACGCGCTGGCTGGGTGAACAGGCAGAAGCGTTGGGGGTCATGGTTTTTCCGGGCTTTCCGGCCGCCGAAGTCATGTTCAGCGACGATGGTGCAGTTACCGGCGTCATCACGCAGGATATGGGCGTCGCCGCTGATGGTTCGCATAAGGGTGATTATCAGCCCGGCATGGAAATCCAGGCCAAATACACGCTGTTTGCAGAGGGCGCACGCGGCAATCTGACCAAGCAGATGAAGGCCAGATTTGATCTTGAGGCAGATTGCCAGCCGCAGGTTTACGGCCTCGGTATCAAGGAATTGTGGGACATTGATCCAGCTAAACACGTTCCGGGCCGGGTCATCCACACACAAGGCTGGCCGCTTTCGGAAAGTGATACCTGGGGCGGGGGTTTCCTCTACCATCAGTCAGCCGGACAGGTGGCATTGGGCTTCGTAACCGCGCTCGATTATAAAAATCCCTATATTTCGCCTTTCCAAGAATTTCAGCGGTGGAAACAGCATCCAGCCATCCGCGAATATCTCGAAGGCGGTACTCGCGTCGCCTATGGCGCGCGCGCCATCAACGAGGGCGGTTGGCAAAGTGTGCCCAAGCTCGCCTTCCCCGGTGGCGCCTTGATCGGCTGCGCTGCGGGCTTCGTGAATGTTCCTCGCATCAAGGGCAGCCATACCGCGATGAAGAGCGGCATGCTGGCTGCTGAAAGTGTTGCAACCGCCATTGGGGCGGGCAGTGAACATACCGAACTTGCGGATTACGACGCAAATCTGCGCGAAAGCTGGATTGCGACAGAGCTTAAGAAGGTAAAGAACGCACAGCCACTAGTTGCCAAGTTTGGCGGCGATATCGGGACGGTGCTGGCAGGGATCGACATGTGGATGCGCCAGCTGAAAATCGGTGTGCTGCCGGCGATGAAGCATCACCGTGATTACGAAGAATTGCAGCGCGCCGATCTCCACCAGCCTATAGAATATCCCAAGCCCGACGGGAAGATCAGCTTCGATCGGCTGACAAGCGTATCCTATTCCTTCACTAACCACGCAGAAGACCAGCCTAACCATTTGAAAGTGGCGGATATGGAATTGCAGCGCGAAAGCGAATTGGAGGTCTTTGCCGGTCCTTCGGCGCGCTATTGCCCGGCAGGCGTTTATGAATGGCTGATCGAGGAAGGGCAGGAGCCCAAGTTCCAGATCAATTCTCAAAACTGCGTCCACTGCAAGACCTGCGATATCAAGGACCCCAACCAGAATATCAACTGGACCACGCCCGAAGGCGGCGGCGGGCCTAATTATCCAAACATGTAA
- a CDS encoding 4-(cytidine 5'-diphospho)-2-C-methyl-D-erythritol kinase, with product MHLTQTAYAKINLALHVRARKENGYHELETLFAFVDAGDRLVAHGSNEDRFSVTGEFAGALTNPFDNIVMQALFTLPRPDGLAITLEKNLPVAAGLGGGSADAGAIFRMVRDGYGLPDDWRVRAAKLGADVPACVESETCVGRGIGTELEPVENDLAGMAVLLVNPRVALSTGPVFAKWGGGDDGPLPQGTAKDIFINGINGLEEPAVTLCPIVADILEQLRVTRPMAARMSGSGATCFALYNSDEERDMASQHIAAIRPDWWQMRGHLR from the coding sequence TTGCATCTTACCCAAACCGCTTACGCCAAGATCAACCTTGCGCTGCATGTCCGCGCGCGCAAAGAGAATGGCTATCATGAGCTTGAAACCCTGTTTGCCTTTGTCGATGCGGGAGACAGGTTGGTGGCGCATGGCAGCAATGAAGACAGGTTTTCTGTAACGGGTGAATTCGCCGGGGCACTGACCAATCCTTTCGACAATATCGTGATGCAGGCGCTGTTCACGCTACCGCGGCCTGACGGATTGGCCATTACGCTGGAGAAAAACCTGCCGGTTGCAGCTGGATTGGGTGGAGGCTCTGCCGACGCGGGGGCAATATTCCGCATGGTACGGGATGGATATGGCTTGCCTGATGATTGGCGCGTCCGGGCTGCAAAACTGGGGGCAGATGTGCCTGCCTGCGTGGAAAGTGAGACCTGTGTCGGACGTGGCATTGGAACCGAGCTTGAGCCGGTTGAAAATGATCTGGCCGGAATGGCGGTGCTCCTCGTCAATCCGCGTGTCGCGCTCTCTACAGGGCCTGTGTTCGCGAAATGGGGAGGTGGGGATGACGGACCCCTGCCGCAGGGCACCGCGAAGGACATCTTTATAAATGGTATCAATGGCCTGGAGGAGCCAGCTGTAACGCTTTGTCCGATCGTGGCGGATATATTGGAGCAACTGCGCGTCACCCGCCCGATGGCTGCGCGCATGTCCGGTTCCGGTGCAACTTGCTTTGCTCTGTATAATTCAGACGAAGAGCGTGACATGGCGAGCCAGCATATTGCAGCGATACGCCCCGATTGGTGGCAGATGAGAGGACACCTTAGATGA
- a CDS encoding N-formylglutamate amidohydrolase, producing MNDPVYRMIGDATRGGIVAVCDHASNHVPAELDLGVSAKTLKKHVAYDIGAAGVTERLARRHNIGAMLANVSRLVIDLHREEDAPGLIPATTDGILVPGNIGADKDKRLDDFYRPYHRRMSEWLEQVQPGLILSIHSFTPQLESKQDEERPWEIGLLYNDDDQAARHAIRLFSELGCKVGDNEPYSGREFNATMNRHAEAIGRPYCAIEIRNDLIAEERGQARWAAIIADVAGRVKVALQTG from the coding sequence ATGAATGATCCGGTTTACCGCATGATTGGCGATGCCACGCGCGGGGGAATCGTTGCCGTGTGCGACCATGCGTCAAACCATGTCCCGGCCGAACTGGATTTGGGTGTATCAGCCAAGACGCTGAAAAAACACGTTGCCTATGATATCGGTGCCGCTGGCGTTACAGAGCGGCTTGCGCGCCGCCACAATATCGGCGCGATGCTGGCCAATGTCAGCCGTCTGGTGATTGATCTGCATCGTGAAGAGGACGCGCCGGGGCTAATTCCAGCCACTACGGACGGAATCCTCGTTCCCGGCAATATCGGCGCGGACAAGGACAAAAGGCTCGACGATTTTTACCGGCCCTACCATCGCAGGATGTCTGAATGGCTGGAGCAAGTGCAGCCGGGATTGATTCTGTCGATCCACAGTTTCACGCCGCAACTTGAAAGCAAGCAGGATGAAGAGCGGCCGTGGGAAATCGGCTTGCTCTACAATGATGATGATCAGGCGGCGCGCCATGCCATTCGGCTGTTTTCCGAACTTGGTTGCAAGGTGGGCGACAACGAACCTTATTCGGGCCGAGAATTCAATGCCACGATGAACCGTCATGCAGAGGCGATTGGCCGGCCCTATTGTGCCATCGAAATTCGCAACGATCTGATCGCGGAGGAACGCGGGCAGGCGCGCTGGGCAGCGATCATCGCGGATGTCGCAGGTCGGGTGAAAGTGGCACTGCAAACTGGCTGA